In Scylla paramamosain isolate STU-SP2022 chromosome 30, ASM3559412v1, whole genome shotgun sequence, the following are encoded in one genomic region:
- the LOC135115975 gene encoding protein scarlet-like isoform X3: MKISGVIESGTLTAVMGASGAGKSSLLSALAHGSGGGLVVDGQVCINGHKMSNAKSSGFSYLRQNDLFLGTMTAKEHLTFMAQLKMDRHTTQEQRDAKVKELLRDMGLTEAQNTRIGIPGSDKSLSGGERKRLAFAAEIVTSPPLLFCDEPTTGLDFFSAKKFMDIMKDMAAQGKTIMCTIHQPSSELFSIFDRLLLLAEGRLAYMGSSLGAMYFFESLGYKCPVTFNPADFYINTLAVLPGSETTSFERIERICDSYAKSVYCRDVKVTIGLQDNLQTRNTESGGNHVEQLFFRNVPEKPGWCTEFRWLLWRSLLNSYRNPAIHYTRLGRNVTVALVVGLTFFNVPLTQAGIQDIQGAFFVIVMQSCNAALMSIMYVLPQEMPVFLREYKDGTYHSSAYYISKTLSLIPGYIIETVLLCFICYWMVGFHFSFIIMVLIFICTTNTASACGLMVSTLFGNFGTSMAVLMLINISLFATSGIFSDINSLPWFIGWLKYLSWYRYGVEVLTVIQWSGITNITCEMPPGVPCITTGEEVIRKYSFRPSYVASDFALVVLICCCLHLLSFTALHLRAKLS; this comes from the exons atgaaga TTTCTGGTGTTATCGAAAGTGGAACGCTCACGGCAGTGATGGGGGCAAG TGGAGCAGGGAAGTCCAGCCTCCTGAGTGCCCTGGCGCATGGGAGTGGTGGCGGGTTGGTCGTGGATGGGCAGGTTTGCATCAATGGTCACAAGATGAGCAATGCTAAGAGTTCTGGGTTCTCCTACCTGCGCCAGAATGACCTGTTTTTGGGAACGATGACTGCCAAGGAGCACCTGACTTTTATG gctcaGTTAAAGATGGACCGCCACACCACTCAGGAGCAGCGGGATGCCAAAGTCAAGGAACTGCTGAGGGACATGGGACTTACGGAAGCACAGAACACACGCATCGGGATCCCAGGGAGTGACAAGTCTCTGTCTGGTGGTGAGAGGAAGCGACTGGCATTTGCAGCAGAG ATAGTGACCAGCCCTCCACTCTTGTTCTGTGATGAGCCCACCACAGGCCTGGACTTCTTCAGTGCAAAGAAGTTTATGGATATAATGAAGGACATGGCGGCTCAAGGCAAGACCATCATGTGCACCATTCACCAGCCGTCGTCTGagcttttctccatttttgacAGGCTGCTGCTCCTGGCTGAGGGACGGCTGGCTTACATGGGCTCGTCTCTTGGCGCGATGTACTTTTTTGAAAG CCTGGGCTATAAGTGTCCTGTGACTTTCAATCCTGCTGACTTCTACATCAACACCCTGGCAGTCCTTCCTGGCTCTGAAACCACTTCCTTTGAACGCATTGAAAGAATATGTGACAGCTATGCCAAGTCTGTCTATTGCAGGGACGTGAAGGTGACTATTGGGCTCCAAGATAACTTGCAGACCAGGAATACAGAATCTGGGGGCAAT CATGTGGAGCAATTGTTCTTCAGAAATGTTCC GGAGAAGCCTGGCTGGTGCACCGAGTTCAGATGGCTCCTGTGGCGCTCACTGCTTAACTCCTACAGGAACCCGGCCATCCACTACACAAGGCTTGGCAGGAATGTT ACAGTTGCCCTGGTGGTTGGCTTGACCTTCTTCAATGTGCCGCTGACCCAGGCTGGCATTCAGGACATCCAAGGGGCATTCTTCGTGATTGTTATGCAAAGTTGTAATGCTGCGCTCATGAGCATCATGTACGTCCTGCCACAAGAGATGCCAGTGTTCTTGCGGGAGTACAAAGACGGCACCTACCACTCTAGTGCCTACTATATCTCCAAGACACTCTCCCTG ATACCTGGCTACATCATAGAGACAGTGCTGCTCTGCTTCATATGCTACTGGATGGTGGGTTTCCACTTCAGTTTTATCATAATGGTGCTCATTTTCATCTGTACCACCAATACAGCATCTGCGTGTG GATTAATGGTGTCGACCCTATTCGGGAACTTTGGCACCAGTATGGCTGTGTTAATGCTGatcaatatttctttatttgccaCAAGTGGAATCTTCAGTGATATCAA CTCCTTGCCGTGGTTCATTGGGTGGCTGAAGTATCTGTCCTGGTACAGGTATGGTGTGGAGGTGCTCACTGTCATCCAGTGGTCAGGCATCACTAACATCA CGTGTGAGATGCCACCTGGAGTCCCGTGCATCACCACAGGAGAGGAGGTGATTCGGAAGTACTCTTTCCGTCCCTCATATGTGGCCAGCGACTTTGCATTGGTGGTACTGATCTGCTGCTGCCTCCACCTCTTGAGCTTCACTGCACTTCACTTAAGAGCAAAGCTGTCATAA
- the LOC135115975 gene encoding protein scarlet-like isoform X2: METEMGYLDEARETEPLLPSKSFGKFKSPRSVSFKREGYGLSPRKLNDYGTPSTCRGEENITLTWRDLSVYVAQKKTRFFKFLNRDQPLKKVICNVSGVIESGTLTAVMGASGAGKSSLLSALAHGSGGGLVVDGQVCINGHKMSNAKSSGFSYLRQNDLFLGTMTAKEHLTFMAQLKMDRHTTQEQRDAKVKELLRDMGLTEAQNTRIGIPGSDKSLSGGERKRLAFAAEIVTSPPLLFCDEPTTGLDFFSAKKFMDIMKDMAAQGKTIMCTIHQPSSELFSIFDRLLLLAEGRLAYMGSSLGAMYFFESLGYKCPVTFNPADFYINTLAVLPGSETTSFERIERICDSYAKSVYCRDVKHVEQLFFRNVPEKPGWCTEFRWLLWRSLLNSYRNPAIHYTRLGRNVTVALVVGLTFFNVPLTQAGIQDIQGAFFVIVMQSCNAALMSIMYVLPQEMPVFLREYKDGTYHSSAYYISKTLSLIPGYIIETVLLCFICYWMVGFHFSFIIMVLIFICTTNTASACGLMVSTLFGNFGTSMAVLMLINISLFATSGIFSDINSLPWFIGWLKYLSWYRYGVEVLTVIQWSGITNITCEMPPGVPCITTGEEVIRKYSFRPSYVASDFALVVLICCCLHLLSFTALHLRAKLS, from the exons ATGGAGACGGAAATGGGTTACCTGGACGAGGCTCGGGAGACTGAACCTTTGCTGCCCTCAAAATCCTTCGGGAAATTTAAATCTCCTCGCTCTGTCTCTTTCAAG CGGGAAGGTTATGGCCTCAGTCCAAGGAAGCTGAATGACTATGGCACTCCCAGCAcgtgcagaggagaggagaacatTACGCTTACCTGGCGAGACCTTAGCGTGTATGTGGCGCAGAAAAAGACACGGTTCTTCAAATTCCTAAACCGGGACCAACCGCTCAAGAAAGTCATTTGCaacg TTTCTGGTGTTATCGAAAGTGGAACGCTCACGGCAGTGATGGGGGCAAG TGGAGCAGGGAAGTCCAGCCTCCTGAGTGCCCTGGCGCATGGGAGTGGTGGCGGGTTGGTCGTGGATGGGCAGGTTTGCATCAATGGTCACAAGATGAGCAATGCTAAGAGTTCTGGGTTCTCCTACCTGCGCCAGAATGACCTGTTTTTGGGAACGATGACTGCCAAGGAGCACCTGACTTTTATG gctcaGTTAAAGATGGACCGCCACACCACTCAGGAGCAGCGGGATGCCAAAGTCAAGGAACTGCTGAGGGACATGGGACTTACGGAAGCACAGAACACACGCATCGGGATCCCAGGGAGTGACAAGTCTCTGTCTGGTGGTGAGAGGAAGCGACTGGCATTTGCAGCAGAG ATAGTGACCAGCCCTCCACTCTTGTTCTGTGATGAGCCCACCACAGGCCTGGACTTCTTCAGTGCAAAGAAGTTTATGGATATAATGAAGGACATGGCGGCTCAAGGCAAGACCATCATGTGCACCATTCACCAGCCGTCGTCTGagcttttctccatttttgacAGGCTGCTGCTCCTGGCTGAGGGACGGCTGGCTTACATGGGCTCGTCTCTTGGCGCGATGTACTTTTTTGAAAG CCTGGGCTATAAGTGTCCTGTGACTTTCAATCCTGCTGACTTCTACATCAACACCCTGGCAGTCCTTCCTGGCTCTGAAACCACTTCCTTTGAACGCATTGAAAGAATATGTGACAGCTATGCCAAGTCTGTCTATTGCAGGGACGTGAAG CATGTGGAGCAATTGTTCTTCAGAAATGTTCC GGAGAAGCCTGGCTGGTGCACCGAGTTCAGATGGCTCCTGTGGCGCTCACTGCTTAACTCCTACAGGAACCCGGCCATCCACTACACAAGGCTTGGCAGGAATGTT ACAGTTGCCCTGGTGGTTGGCTTGACCTTCTTCAATGTGCCGCTGACCCAGGCTGGCATTCAGGACATCCAAGGGGCATTCTTCGTGATTGTTATGCAAAGTTGTAATGCTGCGCTCATGAGCATCATGTACGTCCTGCCACAAGAGATGCCAGTGTTCTTGCGGGAGTACAAAGACGGCACCTACCACTCTAGTGCCTACTATATCTCCAAGACACTCTCCCTG ATACCTGGCTACATCATAGAGACAGTGCTGCTCTGCTTCATATGCTACTGGATGGTGGGTTTCCACTTCAGTTTTATCATAATGGTGCTCATTTTCATCTGTACCACCAATACAGCATCTGCGTGTG GATTAATGGTGTCGACCCTATTCGGGAACTTTGGCACCAGTATGGCTGTGTTAATGCTGatcaatatttctttatttgccaCAAGTGGAATCTTCAGTGATATCAA CTCCTTGCCGTGGTTCATTGGGTGGCTGAAGTATCTGTCCTGGTACAGGTATGGTGTGGAGGTGCTCACTGTCATCCAGTGGTCAGGCATCACTAACATCA CGTGTGAGATGCCACCTGGAGTCCCGTGCATCACCACAGGAGAGGAGGTGATTCGGAAGTACTCTTTCCGTCCCTCATATGTGGCCAGCGACTTTGCATTGGTGGTACTGATCTGCTGCTGCCTCCACCTCTTGAGCTTCACTGCACTTCACTTAAGAGCAAAGCTGTCATAA
- the LOC135115976 gene encoding gamma-soluble NSF attachment protein-like: MAATKKIEEALAHIREAEKSLKTSLLKWKPDYDVAADEYNAAATCYKTAKQYTQCRECLLKAVENYKLNRSFFSAGKCLDQAALISKELGDMESIFTLCQRAACMYREHGIPDTAALSLEKGAKIIESQLPEKALIMFEHAVDIVMTEDRPRQAAEYQSRVSRLNVKMQKYDAATDAIRREICYHQAGENQPAIGRLTVALVLVQLARGDCVAAEKAFREWGSYCENEEVQTLEMLIQAFDEEDGDMAVKVLNCPFIKHMDVEYSKLARSLPVPKCSQETKKPGVTDTYPPYTSSSGADVDALAKGVGSTSISQNDEELDLC; this comes from the exons ATGGCAGCCACGAAGAAAATCGAAGAGGCTCTTGCTCATATTAGGGAGGCCGAAAAGAG cctTAAAACAAGCCTCTTGAAGTGGAAGCCAGACTATGATGTGGCCGCTGATGAATACAATGCTGCAG CCACATGCTACAAGACAGCCAAGCAGTACACTCAGTGCCGGGAGTGTTTGCTCAAGGCGGTGGAGAACTACAAGCTCAACCGATC ATTTTTCTCAGCTGGCAA GTGTCTAGACCAGGCTGCCCTCATCAGCAAGGAGCTTGGAGACATGGAGTCCATCTTCACCCTGTGCCAGCGGGCAGCCTGCATGTACCGGGAGCATGGCATTCCTGACACTGCCGCTTTGTCCCTAGAGAAGGGTGCCAAGATTATAGAAAGCCAGCTGCCAGAAAAAGCCCTCATCATGTTTGAGCATGCTGTCGACATTGTGATG ACTGAGGACCGTCCCAGGCAGGCAGCAGAGTACCAGAGTCGCGTGTCTCGACTTAACGTCAAGATGCAAAA GTATGATGCTGCAACAGACGCCATCAGGAGAGAAATCTGCTACCACCAAGCTGGAGAAAATCAGC CTGCCATTGGGAGGCTGACTGTGGCCCTGGTGTTGGTGCAGCTGGCACGGGGCGACTGTGTGGCGGCAGAGAAGGCCTTTAGAGAGTGGGGATCCTACTGTGAGAATGAAGAG GTACAAACCTTGGAGATGCTGATCCAGGCCTTTGATGAGGAGGATGGAGACATGGCAGTGAAGGTCCTGAATTGCCCCTTCATCAAACACATGGATGTGGAGTATTCCAAGCTGGCTCGCAGTCTGCCTGTCCCCAAGTGCAGCCAG GAGACCAAGAAGCCAGGAGTGACAGACACCTACCCCCCATACACCTCCAGCTCCGGGGCTGATGTGGACGCCCTTGCTAAAGGCGTCGGTAGCACTTCAATTAGTCAG AATGATGAGGAACTGGACTTGTGCTGA
- the LOC135115975 gene encoding protein scarlet-like isoform X1 has product METEMGYLDEARETEPLLPSKSFGKFKSPRSVSFKREGYGLSPRKLNDYGTPSTCRGEENITLTWRDLSVYVAQKKTRFFKFLNRDQPLKKVICNVSGVIESGTLTAVMGASGAGKSSLLSALAHGSGGGLVVDGQVCINGHKMSNAKSSGFSYLRQNDLFLGTMTAKEHLTFMAQLKMDRHTTQEQRDAKVKELLRDMGLTEAQNTRIGIPGSDKSLSGGERKRLAFAAEIVTSPPLLFCDEPTTGLDFFSAKKFMDIMKDMAAQGKTIMCTIHQPSSELFSIFDRLLLLAEGRLAYMGSSLGAMYFFESLGYKCPVTFNPADFYINTLAVLPGSETTSFERIERICDSYAKSVYCRDVKVTIGLQDNLQTRNTESGGNHVEQLFFRNVPEKPGWCTEFRWLLWRSLLNSYRNPAIHYTRLGRNVTVALVVGLTFFNVPLTQAGIQDIQGAFFVIVMQSCNAALMSIMYVLPQEMPVFLREYKDGTYHSSAYYISKTLSLIPGYIIETVLLCFICYWMVGFHFSFIIMVLIFICTTNTASACGLMVSTLFGNFGTSMAVLMLINISLFATSGIFSDINSLPWFIGWLKYLSWYRYGVEVLTVIQWSGITNITCEMPPGVPCITTGEEVIRKYSFRPSYVASDFALVVLICCCLHLLSFTALHLRAKLS; this is encoded by the exons ATGGAGACGGAAATGGGTTACCTGGACGAGGCTCGGGAGACTGAACCTTTGCTGCCCTCAAAATCCTTCGGGAAATTTAAATCTCCTCGCTCTGTCTCTTTCAAG CGGGAAGGTTATGGCCTCAGTCCAAGGAAGCTGAATGACTATGGCACTCCCAGCAcgtgcagaggagaggagaacatTACGCTTACCTGGCGAGACCTTAGCGTGTATGTGGCGCAGAAAAAGACACGGTTCTTCAAATTCCTAAACCGGGACCAACCGCTCAAGAAAGTCATTTGCaacg TTTCTGGTGTTATCGAAAGTGGAACGCTCACGGCAGTGATGGGGGCAAG TGGAGCAGGGAAGTCCAGCCTCCTGAGTGCCCTGGCGCATGGGAGTGGTGGCGGGTTGGTCGTGGATGGGCAGGTTTGCATCAATGGTCACAAGATGAGCAATGCTAAGAGTTCTGGGTTCTCCTACCTGCGCCAGAATGACCTGTTTTTGGGAACGATGACTGCCAAGGAGCACCTGACTTTTATG gctcaGTTAAAGATGGACCGCCACACCACTCAGGAGCAGCGGGATGCCAAAGTCAAGGAACTGCTGAGGGACATGGGACTTACGGAAGCACAGAACACACGCATCGGGATCCCAGGGAGTGACAAGTCTCTGTCTGGTGGTGAGAGGAAGCGACTGGCATTTGCAGCAGAG ATAGTGACCAGCCCTCCACTCTTGTTCTGTGATGAGCCCACCACAGGCCTGGACTTCTTCAGTGCAAAGAAGTTTATGGATATAATGAAGGACATGGCGGCTCAAGGCAAGACCATCATGTGCACCATTCACCAGCCGTCGTCTGagcttttctccatttttgacAGGCTGCTGCTCCTGGCTGAGGGACGGCTGGCTTACATGGGCTCGTCTCTTGGCGCGATGTACTTTTTTGAAAG CCTGGGCTATAAGTGTCCTGTGACTTTCAATCCTGCTGACTTCTACATCAACACCCTGGCAGTCCTTCCTGGCTCTGAAACCACTTCCTTTGAACGCATTGAAAGAATATGTGACAGCTATGCCAAGTCTGTCTATTGCAGGGACGTGAAGGTGACTATTGGGCTCCAAGATAACTTGCAGACCAGGAATACAGAATCTGGGGGCAAT CATGTGGAGCAATTGTTCTTCAGAAATGTTCC GGAGAAGCCTGGCTGGTGCACCGAGTTCAGATGGCTCCTGTGGCGCTCACTGCTTAACTCCTACAGGAACCCGGCCATCCACTACACAAGGCTTGGCAGGAATGTT ACAGTTGCCCTGGTGGTTGGCTTGACCTTCTTCAATGTGCCGCTGACCCAGGCTGGCATTCAGGACATCCAAGGGGCATTCTTCGTGATTGTTATGCAAAGTTGTAATGCTGCGCTCATGAGCATCATGTACGTCCTGCCACAAGAGATGCCAGTGTTCTTGCGGGAGTACAAAGACGGCACCTACCACTCTAGTGCCTACTATATCTCCAAGACACTCTCCCTG ATACCTGGCTACATCATAGAGACAGTGCTGCTCTGCTTCATATGCTACTGGATGGTGGGTTTCCACTTCAGTTTTATCATAATGGTGCTCATTTTCATCTGTACCACCAATACAGCATCTGCGTGTG GATTAATGGTGTCGACCCTATTCGGGAACTTTGGCACCAGTATGGCTGTGTTAATGCTGatcaatatttctttatttgccaCAAGTGGAATCTTCAGTGATATCAA CTCCTTGCCGTGGTTCATTGGGTGGCTGAAGTATCTGTCCTGGTACAGGTATGGTGTGGAGGTGCTCACTGTCATCCAGTGGTCAGGCATCACTAACATCA CGTGTGAGATGCCACCTGGAGTCCCGTGCATCACCACAGGAGAGGAGGTGATTCGGAAGTACTCTTTCCGTCCCTCATATGTGGCCAGCGACTTTGCATTGGTGGTACTGATCTGCTGCTGCCTCCACCTCTTGAGCTTCACTGCACTTCACTTAAGAGCAAAGCTGTCATAA
- the LOC135115975 gene encoding protein scarlet-like isoform X4 has translation MGASGAGKSSLLSALAHGSGGGLVVDGQVCINGHKMSNAKSSGFSYLRQNDLFLGTMTAKEHLTFMAQLKMDRHTTQEQRDAKVKELLRDMGLTEAQNTRIGIPGSDKSLSGGERKRLAFAAEIVTSPPLLFCDEPTTGLDFFSAKKFMDIMKDMAAQGKTIMCTIHQPSSELFSIFDRLLLLAEGRLAYMGSSLGAMYFFESLGYKCPVTFNPADFYINTLAVLPGSETTSFERIERICDSYAKSVYCRDVKVTIGLQDNLQTRNTESGGNHVEQLFFRNVPEKPGWCTEFRWLLWRSLLNSYRNPAIHYTRLGRNVTVALVVGLTFFNVPLTQAGIQDIQGAFFVIVMQSCNAALMSIMYVLPQEMPVFLREYKDGTYHSSAYYISKTLSLIPGYIIETVLLCFICYWMVGFHFSFIIMVLIFICTTNTASACGLMVSTLFGNFGTSMAVLMLINISLFATSGIFSDINSLPWFIGWLKYLSWYRYGVEVLTVIQWSGITNITCEMPPGVPCITTGEEVIRKYSFRPSYVASDFALVVLICCCLHLLSFTALHLRAKLS, from the exons ATGGGGGCAAG TGGAGCAGGGAAGTCCAGCCTCCTGAGTGCCCTGGCGCATGGGAGTGGTGGCGGGTTGGTCGTGGATGGGCAGGTTTGCATCAATGGTCACAAGATGAGCAATGCTAAGAGTTCTGGGTTCTCCTACCTGCGCCAGAATGACCTGTTTTTGGGAACGATGACTGCCAAGGAGCACCTGACTTTTATG gctcaGTTAAAGATGGACCGCCACACCACTCAGGAGCAGCGGGATGCCAAAGTCAAGGAACTGCTGAGGGACATGGGACTTACGGAAGCACAGAACACACGCATCGGGATCCCAGGGAGTGACAAGTCTCTGTCTGGTGGTGAGAGGAAGCGACTGGCATTTGCAGCAGAG ATAGTGACCAGCCCTCCACTCTTGTTCTGTGATGAGCCCACCACAGGCCTGGACTTCTTCAGTGCAAAGAAGTTTATGGATATAATGAAGGACATGGCGGCTCAAGGCAAGACCATCATGTGCACCATTCACCAGCCGTCGTCTGagcttttctccatttttgacAGGCTGCTGCTCCTGGCTGAGGGACGGCTGGCTTACATGGGCTCGTCTCTTGGCGCGATGTACTTTTTTGAAAG CCTGGGCTATAAGTGTCCTGTGACTTTCAATCCTGCTGACTTCTACATCAACACCCTGGCAGTCCTTCCTGGCTCTGAAACCACTTCCTTTGAACGCATTGAAAGAATATGTGACAGCTATGCCAAGTCTGTCTATTGCAGGGACGTGAAGGTGACTATTGGGCTCCAAGATAACTTGCAGACCAGGAATACAGAATCTGGGGGCAAT CATGTGGAGCAATTGTTCTTCAGAAATGTTCC GGAGAAGCCTGGCTGGTGCACCGAGTTCAGATGGCTCCTGTGGCGCTCACTGCTTAACTCCTACAGGAACCCGGCCATCCACTACACAAGGCTTGGCAGGAATGTT ACAGTTGCCCTGGTGGTTGGCTTGACCTTCTTCAATGTGCCGCTGACCCAGGCTGGCATTCAGGACATCCAAGGGGCATTCTTCGTGATTGTTATGCAAAGTTGTAATGCTGCGCTCATGAGCATCATGTACGTCCTGCCACAAGAGATGCCAGTGTTCTTGCGGGAGTACAAAGACGGCACCTACCACTCTAGTGCCTACTATATCTCCAAGACACTCTCCCTG ATACCTGGCTACATCATAGAGACAGTGCTGCTCTGCTTCATATGCTACTGGATGGTGGGTTTCCACTTCAGTTTTATCATAATGGTGCTCATTTTCATCTGTACCACCAATACAGCATCTGCGTGTG GATTAATGGTGTCGACCCTATTCGGGAACTTTGGCACCAGTATGGCTGTGTTAATGCTGatcaatatttctttatttgccaCAAGTGGAATCTTCAGTGATATCAA CTCCTTGCCGTGGTTCATTGGGTGGCTGAAGTATCTGTCCTGGTACAGGTATGGTGTGGAGGTGCTCACTGTCATCCAGTGGTCAGGCATCACTAACATCA CGTGTGAGATGCCACCTGGAGTCCCGTGCATCACCACAGGAGAGGAGGTGATTCGGAAGTACTCTTTCCGTCCCTCATATGTGGCCAGCGACTTTGCATTGGTGGTACTGATCTGCTGCTGCCTCCACCTCTTGAGCTTCACTGCACTTCACTTAAGAGCAAAGCTGTCATAA